In Streptomyces sp. NBC_01408, one DNA window encodes the following:
- a CDS encoding helix-turn-helix transcriptional regulator produces the protein MNTDGADESSWELDPEDESGAVIATVGRQLKMWREAGGLDRSKFGERMGYGANLIYKIERGARIPRPEFLDKADEVLGAGGKIAAMKTDIERARYPKKVRDLAKLESEAVEIGSYDNVVVTGLLQTEEYARALFGLRRPGFSEDEVERLATARLSRQKLLWQHPAPLLTVVQEEAVLRRPIGGKMVLRRQLEHLLEVGRLRNVEIQVMPIAVEEHAGLGASFKVMRLNDGTTVGHNDVQLASRLITEPKEVQILDMRYGMIRAQALTPRESLTFIEKVLGET, from the coding sequence GTGAACACAGACGGCGCCGATGAGTCGAGCTGGGAACTCGATCCGGAGGACGAATCCGGGGCGGTCATCGCCACGGTGGGACGCCAGTTGAAAATGTGGCGCGAGGCGGGCGGACTCGATCGTTCCAAGTTCGGCGAACGGATGGGGTACGGGGCGAACCTGATCTACAAGATCGAGCGAGGTGCCCGCATTCCGCGCCCGGAGTTCCTGGACAAGGCGGACGAGGTCCTTGGGGCGGGCGGGAAAATCGCCGCGATGAAGACGGACATCGAAAGGGCCCGCTACCCGAAGAAGGTTCGGGATCTGGCCAAGTTGGAATCCGAGGCGGTGGAGATCGGGTCGTACGACAACGTCGTGGTGACAGGCCTGCTCCAGACCGAGGAGTACGCGCGGGCGCTCTTCGGGCTCAGGCGCCCCGGGTTCTCGGAAGATGAGGTCGAACGCCTGGCCACGGCGAGGCTGTCGCGTCAGAAGCTGCTCTGGCAGCATCCGGCCCCGCTGCTGACCGTCGTACAGGAAGAGGCTGTCCTCCGACGGCCCATCGGGGGCAAGATGGTGTTGCGGCGACAGCTGGAGCACCTGCTGGAGGTCGGCCGGTTGCGCAACGTAGAGATCCAGGTCATGCCTATTGCAGTCGAGGAGCACGCCGGTCTCGGCGCATCGTTCAAAGTCATGCGTCTCAACGACGGAACGACGGTCGGACACAACGACGTTCAGCTGGCCAGCCGCTTGATCACCGAGCCCAAAGAGGTCCAGATCCTGGACATGCGCTATGGCATGATCCGAGCGCAGGCTCTGACGCCTCGCGAATCTCTGACGTTCATCGAGAAGGTACTGGGGGAGACATGA
- a CDS encoding amino acid permease, whose protein sequence is MPDTPTPPPAGTRRPAVQAAAPAAPAPAPAAPALRRAALGTADISFFVVSAAAPLTVMAGVAPVAILLGGIGAPAGYLLAGLTLAVFAVGFTTMSRHVRSGGAFYAYIARGLGKHAGIGAALLALVGYNGMEIGVYGLLGTTTADTVHALWGLDVPWLPVSLAGLLLIWYGGFRSIDFGAKLLGVLLVAETGILVLLAAGVLIKGGAHGLSAASLAPGAVLVPGTAAVLAFAFAAFTGFESTVIYRREARDPDRTIPRATYIAVAFLGLFYAFIVWTVIQAFGAEEVVAAAAADPGGLFFAAITTYVGPWAADLMHLFIVTSVIASLLAFHNAINRYALALSEEGVLPAALGRIHPRHRSPYLAGAAQTALGAVVVLGFALAGADPYQQLLLWVNTPGMIGLMALMLLAAVAVPVYFRRRPHTEGPWRTVVAPVTAAVLLIVAIFLVISKVDLFTMASTTVNTVLVALVPAVFLLGLGLAQRLKTHRPEVYARFAEEPAAEEPVTTPAPEDPAPEDPAPEDPAPEGEAPPCPLPTPSSPEPASAPSTRPVPKPAR, encoded by the coding sequence ATGCCCGACACGCCGACGCCACCACCCGCCGGAACCAGACGCCCCGCGGTCCAGGCCGCCGCCCCCGCCGCCCCGGCCCCCGCACCCGCTGCCCCCGCCCTCCGCCGGGCAGCGCTCGGCACCGCCGACATCTCCTTCTTCGTCGTCTCCGCCGCCGCCCCCCTCACCGTCATGGCCGGCGTCGCCCCCGTGGCGATCCTCCTCGGCGGCATCGGCGCGCCCGCCGGCTACCTCCTCGCCGGTCTCACCCTCGCCGTCTTCGCCGTCGGCTTCACCACCATGAGCCGCCACGTCCGCAGCGGCGGCGCCTTCTACGCGTACATCGCCCGCGGCCTCGGCAAGCACGCGGGCATCGGCGCCGCCCTCCTGGCCCTCGTCGGGTACAACGGAATGGAGATCGGCGTCTACGGCCTCCTCGGCACCACCACCGCCGACACCGTCCACGCCCTGTGGGGCCTCGACGTCCCCTGGCTGCCCGTCTCCCTCGCCGGGCTCCTGCTCATCTGGTACGGCGGCTTCCGCTCCATCGACTTCGGCGCCAAGCTCCTCGGTGTGCTGCTCGTCGCCGAGACCGGGATACTCGTCCTGCTCGCCGCCGGAGTGCTGATCAAGGGCGGTGCCCACGGCCTCTCCGCCGCGAGCTTGGCGCCCGGCGCCGTCCTCGTCCCCGGCACCGCCGCCGTCCTGGCCTTCGCGTTCGCCGCGTTCACCGGCTTCGAGTCCACCGTCATCTACCGCCGCGAGGCCCGCGACCCCGACCGCACCATCCCGCGCGCCACCTACATCGCCGTCGCCTTCCTCGGACTCTTCTACGCCTTCATCGTCTGGACCGTCATCCAGGCCTTCGGCGCCGAGGAGGTCGTCGCGGCGGCCGCCGCGGACCCCGGCGGGCTCTTCTTCGCCGCCATCACCACCTACGTCGGCCCCTGGGCGGCGGACCTGATGCACCTGTTCATCGTCACCAGCGTCATCGCCTCCCTCCTCGCCTTCCACAACGCCATCAACCGCTACGCGCTCGCCCTCTCCGAGGAAGGCGTCCTGCCCGCCGCCCTCGGCCGGATCCACCCCCGCCACCGCTCCCCGTACCTGGCCGGAGCCGCCCAGACCGCCCTCGGCGCCGTCGTCGTCCTCGGCTTCGCCCTCGCCGGCGCCGACCCCTACCAACAGCTCCTGCTCTGGGTGAACACCCCCGGCATGATCGGCCTCATGGCGCTGATGCTGCTCGCCGCCGTCGCCGTACCCGTCTACTTCCGGCGCCGCCCGCACACCGAAGGCCCCTGGCGGACGGTGGTCGCGCCCGTGACCGCCGCCGTGCTGCTGATCGTCGCGATCTTCCTGGTCATCTCCAAGGTGGACCTGTTCACCATGGCGTCCACCACCGTGAACACCGTCCTGGTCGCCCTCGTCCCCGCCGTCTTCCTCCTCGGCCTCGGCCTCGCCCAGCGGCTGAAGACCCACCGCCCCGAGGTGTACGCCCGCTTCGCCGAAGAGCCCGCTGCCGAAGAGCCCGTGACCACCCCCGCTCCCGAAGACCCCGCCCCCGAAGACCCCGCCCCCGAAGACCCCGCCCCCGAAGGAGAAGCACCGCCGTGCCCGCTGCCGACACCGTCCTCACCGGAGCCCGCGTCCGCACCCTCGACCCGGCCCGTCCCGAAGCCCGCGCGGTAG
- a CDS encoding phosphatase PAP2 family protein, producing the protein MGEASVKTLETRTDVSSPEVTESETRPAPERALLTRLRSPRRPTIWFEILLIAVSYWTYSLIRNAVPEQKAAALANADWIWNAERALGIAVEESVNHAVNSVTWLIVGMNYYYATLHFVVTIGVLVWIYRFHPGRYAATRLVLFATTGVALVGYYFYPLAPPRLMNGQNFIDTVLVHHTWGSMASGNLKHMSNQYAAMPSMHIGWSLWCGLTIFAVASAPWARILGLLYPTATLVVIVATANHFWLDAVGGMLCLAFGYTVSRSWFGSLPHQLPRHPVHTGPHPAAEMLNRFRTRA; encoded by the coding sequence ATGGGTGAAGCGAGCGTGAAGACACTGGAAACCCGGACGGACGTCTCGTCACCCGAAGTGACCGAGAGCGAGACCCGGCCGGCGCCCGAGCGCGCGCTGCTCACCCGGCTGCGGAGCCCGCGCCGGCCGACGATCTGGTTCGAGATCCTGCTCATCGCGGTCAGCTACTGGACGTACTCGCTGATCCGCAACGCGGTGCCCGAGCAGAAGGCGGCCGCCCTCGCGAACGCCGACTGGATCTGGAACGCCGAGCGCGCCCTGGGCATCGCCGTCGAGGAGTCCGTCAACCACGCCGTGAACTCGGTGACGTGGCTGATCGTCGGCATGAACTACTACTACGCCACGCTCCACTTCGTCGTGACCATCGGCGTGCTGGTGTGGATCTACCGCTTCCACCCCGGGCGCTACGCGGCCACCCGCCTCGTCCTCTTCGCCACCACCGGCGTGGCCCTGGTCGGCTACTACTTCTATCCGCTCGCGCCGCCCCGGCTGATGAACGGGCAGAACTTCATCGACACCGTGCTGGTGCACCACACCTGGGGCTCCATGGCCTCCGGCAACCTCAAGCACATGTCGAACCAGTACGCCGCCATGCCCTCGATGCACATAGGGTGGTCGCTCTGGTGCGGGCTGACGATCTTCGCGGTCGCCTCGGCCCCCTGGGCCCGGATCCTGGGCCTGCTCTACCCGACGGCGACCCTCGTCGTCATCGTGGCCACCGCCAACCACTTCTGGCTGGACGCCGTGGGCGGCATGCTCTGCCTCGCCTTCGGGTACACGGTCTCGCGGTCCTGGTTCGGCTCCCTCCCCCACCAGCTGCCGCGCCACCCCGTGCACACGGGCCCCCACCCGGCGGCGGAGATGCTCAACCGCTTTCGCACCCGGGCTTGA
- a CDS encoding PQQ-binding-like beta-propeller repeat protein, which translates to MNRIRTTVALGLVLSAGLVTGCSGGDPGAKAGGGETGKGAESAPATPKGPAYQGKPVPGLAAQPAWSLTAEEAGNCASKASEKETSQRTVCTVGDAVIVTDSRDGQSGTSTFTARLLDAKSGKLRKQFDIALPAESGGSTSSPTVALAQVGEWRDGSPALLIRNRADTPADGLKKASTQTVLTMYAPSGEKLGSSSFDGDTHMSTPVRHGYLVDASRSGGAKFIPIGDGETLTTQASHIDLKGAVGSGLGYSSQKDISFQPSAEWLTATDIRTGNKAWNTKDLAPPAAIAKLVTSAKATSARLMPYQGDKALLEWSSYGNSEAVMTLIDVKSGSRLAEGPGIDTNGTIDDDGLAISPDGKTAVVQYGKGAVAWNTETGKELWRQAADEVDITPRALPGNGVLYAYLDGSGAALNASDKNLLTSGIEEMPQFTTNGYATVRSAGGLFVFATQPV; encoded by the coding sequence TTGAATCGCATACGTACGACGGTGGCGCTCGGTCTGGTGCTGTCCGCGGGTCTCGTGACCGGGTGCTCCGGAGGGGACCCCGGTGCCAAGGCCGGCGGCGGGGAGACGGGGAAGGGCGCGGAGTCCGCGCCCGCGACGCCGAAGGGCCCGGCCTACCAGGGCAAGCCGGTGCCCGGGCTGGCCGCGCAGCCGGCCTGGAGCCTGACAGCCGAGGAGGCGGGGAACTGCGCGAGCAAGGCGTCTGAGAAGGAAACGTCGCAGCGCACCGTCTGCACGGTCGGGGACGCCGTCATCGTCACCGACTCCCGCGACGGGCAGTCGGGCACGAGCACCTTCACCGCCCGCCTCCTCGACGCCAAGAGCGGCAAGCTGCGCAAGCAGTTCGACATCGCCCTCCCCGCGGAGAGCGGCGGGTCCACGTCCTCCCCGACGGTGGCCCTCGCGCAGGTGGGCGAGTGGCGGGACGGTTCGCCGGCCCTGCTGATCCGCAACCGCGCCGATACCCCGGCGGACGGCCTGAAGAAGGCTTCGACCCAGACCGTGCTGACCATGTACGCGCCGTCCGGCGAGAAGCTGGGGAGCTCCTCCTTCGACGGGGACACCCACATGTCCACCCCGGTCCGGCACGGCTACCTCGTGGACGCCAGCCGCTCCGGCGGCGCCAAGTTCATCCCGATCGGTGACGGGGAGACCCTGACCACCCAGGCGTCGCACATCGATCTCAAGGGGGCGGTCGGCTCCGGTCTCGGCTACTCGTCGCAGAAGGACATCTCCTTCCAGCCCTCCGCCGAGTGGCTGACCGCCACGGACATCCGTACGGGCAATAAGGCGTGGAACACCAAGGACCTCGCGCCGCCGGCCGCCATCGCCAAGCTGGTCACCTCGGCCAAGGCGACCAGTGCGCGGCTGATGCCGTACCAGGGCGACAAGGCCCTCCTCGAATGGTCCTCGTACGGCAATTCCGAAGCGGTCATGACGCTGATCGACGTCAAGAGCGGCAGCCGGCTCGCCGAGGGGCCGGGCATCGACACCAACGGCACCATCGATGACGACGGCCTCGCCATCTCCCCGGACGGCAAGACCGCCGTGGTGCAGTACGGCAAGGGCGCGGTCGCCTGGAACACGGAGACCGGCAAGGAGCTGTGGCGCCAGGCCGCGGACGAGGTGGACATCACGCCGCGCGCCCTGCCGGGCAACGGCGTCCTCTACGCGTACCTGGACGGCTCCGGAGCCGCGCTCAACGCCAGCGACAAGAACCTGCTGACCTCCGGGATCGAGGAGATGCCGCAGTTCACGACGAACGGGTACGCCACCGTCCGCAGCGCCGGAGGCCTCTTCGTCTTCGCCACCCAGCCCGTCTGA
- a CDS encoding TetR/AcrR family transcriptional regulator: protein MARPRTPLLDRERIATTALQLVAEQGDFSVPQIARALGVQTGSVYHHVDGRAGVVELIRERVCERIAGDTLDLAPWDRALEQWARSYRAAFAAYPRAVPLLMTTPVRAPRVLAQYERAVGLLLAAGFTEADVMPLLTALENLVLGSALDLAAPEAMWEPSPETPLLAGALAAVGPGRADAAFDVGLAAFLAYAGTRLGGAKP from the coding sequence ATGGCACGGCCGCGCACCCCCCTGCTCGACCGGGAGCGGATCGCCACGACCGCTCTGCAACTGGTGGCGGAACAGGGTGACTTCAGCGTTCCGCAGATCGCCCGGGCCCTCGGCGTGCAGACCGGGTCGGTGTACCACCATGTGGACGGCCGGGCGGGGGTGGTCGAGCTGATCCGCGAGCGGGTGTGCGAGCGGATCGCCGGCGACACCCTGGACCTGGCCCCCTGGGACCGGGCCCTCGAACAGTGGGCCCGCTCCTACCGGGCCGCCTTCGCCGCCTACCCCCGGGCCGTCCCCCTGCTGATGACCACCCCGGTCCGGGCCCCGCGCGTGCTCGCGCAGTACGAGCGGGCGGTCGGGCTGCTGCTGGCGGCGGGCTTCACCGAGGCGGACGTGATGCCGCTGCTGACGGCGTTGGAGAACCTGGTCCTCGGCTCGGCCCTCGACCTGGCCGCCCCGGAGGCCATGTGGGAGCCGTCGCCCGAGACCCCGCTGCTGGCGGGCGCCCTGGCGGCGGTCGGACCGGGCCGCGCGGACGCCGCCTTCGACGTGGGCCTGGCGGCGTTCCTCGCGTATGCCGGAACCCGGCTCGGCGGGGCGAAGCCGTAG
- a CDS encoding SigE family RNA polymerase sigma factor codes for MHAEQEAQFQSFVAARWSHLVRTAYLLTGDPHDAEDVTQTALAKAYRSWWRVSRSDSPEAYVRRMLVSCNSDRFRKRRVAERLTDSVPDTSVRDNAVAWADERNALMAALAQLPARQRAVVVMRYWEDLSEAETADVLGCSTGTVKSQASKALAKLRAWPGLGQLAMGTTATTTTTRTTTATTATTATTGSTSSTTHERAVL; via the coding sequence ATGCACGCCGAGCAAGAAGCTCAGTTCCAGTCGTTCGTGGCCGCGCGCTGGTCTCATCTGGTGCGGACCGCGTACCTGTTGACCGGCGATCCGCATGACGCGGAGGACGTGACCCAGACCGCGCTCGCGAAGGCGTACCGGTCGTGGTGGCGCGTGTCGCGCAGCGACAGTCCGGAGGCGTACGTCCGCCGGATGCTGGTCAGCTGCAATAGCGACCGGTTCCGCAAGCGCCGGGTCGCGGAGCGGCTGACGGACTCCGTGCCGGACACGTCGGTGCGCGACAACGCCGTGGCGTGGGCCGATGAGCGCAATGCGCTGATGGCCGCGCTGGCCCAACTGCCCGCCCGGCAGCGGGCGGTCGTGGTCATGCGGTACTGGGAGGACCTCTCCGAGGCCGAGACGGCCGACGTCCTGGGGTGTTCCACCGGCACCGTCAAGAGCCAGGCCTCCAAGGCACTGGCGAAACTGCGCGCGTGGCCCGGCCTGGGCCAGTTGGCGATGGGCACCACGGCCACGACGACCACGACCAGGACTACGACGGCTACGACGGCTACGACGGCTACGACGGGCTCGACGAGCAGCACGACGCACGAGAGGGCGGTCCTGTGA
- a CDS encoding amidohydrolase: MPAADTVLTGARVRTLDPARPEARAVALRDGEIVAVGDEADVRDWRGPGTEVVDLGGATLTPGLTDAHSHPVWGIEMATGTDLSAVRDLGQLSAALRAAERPGGWIVGHGLDHNVFGGRPVHRDLIEEALDGAPAFLRLYDGHSALAGGAALAAAGITGPRAFAQRSEIVCDAQGRPTGHLVEHAAMDLVAALVPKPSRAERRTRLVELLGAMAATGLTGAHVMDLGDGDVPALLSTVEYEGHLPLRLRLAPWCMPGADEEELAELIGLQRLAGRHWQVGGVKFFMDGTVEGGTAWLEHADCHGRGTEAFWPDPQAYARAVRALDAAGIRTATHAIGDAAVRYVLDTVASLGGQARMRHRIEHIETVPDDQLKRFAELGVIASMQPPHTAYTRADHSDEWSTRLGGDRARRAWRCRDLRDAGAVLALGSDWPIAHYDARQVLVTARSPLGAAAAGPALTGLMALEGMTSHAALAAGEERVAGRIAPGCRADLTAFALDPVTAGVDELAEAPVRLTVSGGRITHRGAEG; this comes from the coding sequence GTGCCCGCTGCCGACACCGTCCTCACCGGAGCCCGCGTCCGCACCCTCGACCCGGCCCGTCCCGAAGCCCGCGCGGTAGCCCTGCGCGACGGCGAGATCGTGGCCGTCGGCGACGAGGCCGACGTACGCGACTGGCGCGGCCCCGGCACCGAGGTCGTCGACCTCGGCGGCGCCACCCTCACCCCCGGCCTCACCGACGCCCACAGCCACCCCGTCTGGGGCATCGAGATGGCCACCGGCACCGACCTCTCCGCCGTCCGGGACCTCGGCCAGCTGTCGGCCGCCCTGCGCGCCGCCGAACGCCCGGGCGGCTGGATCGTGGGCCACGGCCTCGACCACAACGTCTTCGGCGGCCGCCCCGTGCACCGGGACCTCATCGAGGAGGCACTGGACGGCGCCCCCGCCTTCCTGCGCCTCTACGACGGCCACTCCGCCCTGGCCGGCGGCGCGGCCCTGGCCGCCGCGGGCATCACCGGACCCCGCGCCTTCGCCCAGCGCTCCGAGATCGTCTGCGACGCGCAGGGCCGCCCCACCGGACACCTCGTCGAGCACGCCGCGATGGACCTGGTCGCCGCCCTGGTCCCCAAGCCCTCGCGCGCCGAGCGCCGCACCCGGCTCGTGGAACTGCTCGGCGCCATGGCCGCCACCGGCCTGACCGGCGCCCACGTGATGGACCTCGGCGACGGGGACGTGCCCGCGCTCCTGTCGACCGTCGAGTACGAGGGCCACCTGCCGCTGCGGCTGCGCCTGGCCCCCTGGTGCATGCCGGGAGCGGACGAGGAGGAGCTCGCGGAGCTGATCGGGCTCCAGCGGCTGGCCGGCCGCCACTGGCAGGTCGGCGGCGTCAAGTTCTTCATGGACGGCACGGTCGAGGGCGGCACCGCCTGGCTGGAGCACGCCGACTGCCACGGCCGGGGCACGGAGGCCTTCTGGCCCGACCCGCAGGCCTACGCCCGCGCGGTCCGCGCCCTGGACGCCGCCGGGATCCGCACCGCGACCCACGCCATCGGCGACGCGGCCGTCCGGTACGTCCTGGACACCGTGGCCTCACTGGGCGGGCAGGCCCGGATGCGGCACCGGATCGAGCACATCGAGACCGTCCCCGACGACCAGCTGAAGCGGTTCGCGGAGCTCGGGGTGATCGCCTCCATGCAGCCCCCGCACACCGCGTACACCCGGGCCGACCACAGCGACGAGTGGTCCACGCGGCTGGGCGGGGACCGGGCCCGCCGGGCCTGGCGCTGCCGCGACCTGCGGGACGCGGGAGCGGTGCTCGCCCTGGGCTCGGACTGGCCCATCGCCCACTACGACGCCCGCCAGGTCCTGGTCACCGCCCGCAGCCCCCTCGGCGCGGCCGCCGCCGGGCCCGCCCTGACCGGGCTGATGGCCCTGGAGGGCATGACCTCGCACGCGGCGCTGGCGGCCGGGGAAGAGCGGGTGGCGGGCCGGATCGCGCCCGGCTGCCGGGCGGACCTGACGGCCTTCGCCCTCGACCCGGTCACGGCCGGGGTGGACGAACTGGCCGAGGCCCCCGTCCGCCTCACGGTGTCGGGCGGGCGGATCACCCACCGCGGCGCCGAAGGCTAG
- a CDS encoding helix-turn-helix domain-containing protein, whose protein sequence is MADQQLSAPPRVPSGIRHINHEHRRGYVKIGNHLAQHRELSMTAIGLATHIQSLPAGAKVTIKALAERFPEGEVRIAAALRELEQHGYLARFQERLPTGRVVTCTVSYNNPPAMTAGAARERRVQPARSEPGSAPDPDPDPDPEPKPDPDPEPGPDPEPGPDPEPEPDPEPAVDPADPAPVVSETELQARELLARLRLRDPRLVLSERDTVRLAPAAAVWLERGLVPSAVTAALTRSLPTPPIHSPAGLLAHRLRELLPPRLEDPWATRPAPPDHTIHALRTCDGCDRAFRSPTPGHCRDCAPPTDAAAATAA, encoded by the coding sequence ATGGCTGACCAGCAGCTTAGCGCTCCCCCGCGCGTCCCGTCGGGCATCCGGCACATCAACCACGAGCACCGCCGTGGCTACGTCAAGATCGGCAACCACCTCGCCCAGCACCGCGAGCTGAGCATGACGGCGATCGGCCTGGCCACGCACATCCAGTCGCTCCCGGCCGGCGCCAAGGTCACCATCAAGGCCCTCGCCGAACGCTTCCCGGAGGGCGAGGTCCGCATCGCCGCCGCCCTGCGCGAGCTGGAGCAGCACGGCTACCTGGCGCGTTTCCAGGAACGGCTTCCGACCGGGCGCGTCGTGACCTGCACGGTCTCCTACAACAACCCGCCCGCAATGACGGCGGGCGCGGCCCGCGAGCGGCGCGTCCAGCCCGCCCGATCCGAGCCGGGATCGGCCCCCGACCCGGACCCCGACCCGGATCCTGAGCCGAAGCCTGACCCCGACCCGGAGCCTGGCCCCGACCCGGAGCCTGGCCCCGACCCGGAGCCTGAGCCCGACCCCGAGCCCGCAGTCGATCCGGCCGATCCCGCTCCGGTCGTCTCCGAAACCGAGCTCCAGGCCCGCGAGTTGCTGGCCCGTCTGCGGCTGCGCGATCCCCGGCTGGTGCTGTCCGAGCGCGACACGGTGAGGCTGGCGCCCGCCGCGGCCGTTTGGCTGGAGCGCGGGCTGGTCCCGAGCGCCGTCACGGCGGCCCTGACGCGCTCGCTTCCGACGCCGCCGATCCACTCCCCCGCGGGACTCCTCGCCCACCGCCTACGGGAACTCCTCCCGCCCCGGCTGGAGGACCCGTGGGCGACGCGCCCCGCACCCCCGGACCACACGATCCACGCCCTCCGCACCTGCGACGGCTGCGACCGCGCCTTCCGCTCCCCCACCCCGGGCCACTGCCGCGACTGCGCCCCACCGACCGACGCGGCGGCGGCGACAGCCGCTTAG
- a CDS encoding ATP-binding protein, translating to MNQEISLVATLPSTPRGARAARALTVAQLVEQKLPFEDAAQVVAELAANAVTHGRVRGRDFRLALRIAPGPTLRIEVSDTRREFAPPADTEVPDAEAESGRGLALVSALTARWGTDHGPVPVKTVWAEMDLASPISPDRGFHDPVDQYPVPHDA from the coding sequence GTGAATCAGGAAATCTCCCTCGTCGCCACACTCCCCTCCACCCCGCGCGGAGCCCGCGCCGCCCGTGCCCTCACGGTGGCCCAACTTGTGGAACAGAAGCTTCCGTTCGAGGACGCCGCGCAGGTCGTCGCCGAGCTGGCCGCGAACGCCGTGACGCACGGGAGGGTACGGGGACGGGACTTCCGGCTCGCGTTGCGCATCGCGCCCGGGCCTACGCTCCGTATCGAGGTGTCCGACACCCGGCGGGAGTTCGCGCCGCCCGCAGACACCGAAGTACCGGACGCCGAGGCCGAGTCGGGGCGGGGGCTCGCCCTCGTGTCCGCCCTCACCGCGCGCTGGGGAACCGATCACGGGCCGGTGCCGGTGAAGACGGTGTGGGCGGAAATGGATTTGGCGAGTCCGATTTCACCGGATCGAGGTTTCCACGACCCGGTGGATCAATATCCGGTCCCGCACGACGCCTAA
- a CDS encoding DUF397 domain-containing protein gives MSIKPSAEGLSALTWAKSSYSTADGADCVEVAWTKSSYSTNDGPDCVEVARTPGTVLVRDSKRPEDARLAVTPAAWTGFVVHAATS, from the coding sequence ATGAGCATCAAGCCGTCGGCCGAGGGCCTCTCCGCGCTGACGTGGGCCAAGAGCAGTTACAGCACCGCTGACGGGGCGGACTGCGTCGAGGTCGCCTGGACCAAGAGCAGCTACAGCACCAACGACGGGCCCGACTGCGTAGAGGTCGCCCGGACCCCCGGGACCGTCCTCGTCCGGGACTCCAAGCGTCCCGAGGACGCCCGCCTGGCCGTCACCCCGGCCGCCTGGACCGGCTTCGTCGTTCACGCCGCCACCTCGTGA
- a CDS encoding LacI family DNA-binding transcriptional regulator, whose product MTARLADIATQAGVSEATVSRVLNGKPGVAAGTRESVLAALDVLGYERPVRLRQRSAGLVGLITPELDNPIFPALAQVIGQALTRQGYTPVLATQTPGGSTEDELTEMLVDRGVSGIIFVSGLHADTTADMGRYDQLRGQGVPYVLINGFSDKVQAPFVSPDDRAAMQLAVTHLTALGHTRIGLAVGPKRFVPVLRKIEGFRLGMKERLGLSEAETEELIQHSLYTLEGGQAAATALIARGCTAVVCASDMMALGAIRAARQQGLRVPQDVSVVGFDDSPLIAFTDPPLTTIRQPVLAMGQAAVRTLLEEIGGTPAPHSEFVFLPELVVRGSTASGPGQSRRP is encoded by the coding sequence GTGACCGCACGGCTTGCCGACATCGCAACCCAGGCGGGGGTCAGCGAAGCCACAGTCAGCCGCGTGCTCAACGGCAAGCCCGGTGTGGCCGCGGGCACCCGTGAGTCCGTACTGGCCGCGCTCGACGTGCTCGGCTACGAGCGGCCCGTACGGCTGCGCCAGCGCAGCGCGGGCCTCGTCGGTCTGATAACCCCCGAGCTGGACAACCCCATCTTCCCGGCTCTCGCCCAGGTCATCGGCCAGGCGCTGACCCGCCAGGGGTACACGCCGGTGCTGGCCACGCAGACGCCCGGCGGGTCCACCGAGGACGAGCTGACCGAGATGCTCGTCGACCGCGGGGTCTCCGGGATCATCTTCGTCTCGGGTCTGCACGCCGATACGACGGCCGACATGGGCCGCTACGACCAGCTCCGCGGGCAGGGCGTCCCGTACGTCCTCATCAACGGGTTCTCCGACAAGGTGCAGGCCCCCTTCGTCTCCCCCGACGACCGCGCCGCGATGCAGCTGGCCGTGACCCACCTGACCGCGCTCGGGCACACCAGGATCGGGCTCGCGGTCGGGCCGAAGCGGTTCGTGCCCGTCCTGCGCAAGATCGAGGGCTTCCGGCTCGGCATGAAGGAGCGGCTCGGGCTCTCCGAGGCCGAGACGGAAGAGCTGATCCAGCATTCCCTGTACACCCTGGAGGGCGGCCAGGCCGCCGCGACCGCGCTCATCGCGCGCGGCTGCACGGCGGTGGTGTGCGCGAGCGACATGATGGCGCTCGGCGCGATCCGGGCCGCCCGGCAGCAGGGGCTGCGGGTGCCGCAGGACGTCTCGGTCGTCGGCTTCGACGACTCCCCACTGATAGCTTTCACCGATCCGCCGCTGACCACCATCCGGCAGCCGGTACTGGCCATGGGACAGGCGGCCGTACGGACCCTGCTGGAGGAGATCGGCGGTACGCCGGCCCCGCACAGCGAGTTCGTCTTCCTGCCCGAACTGGTGGTCCGCGGCTCCACGGCCTCCGGCCCCGGGCAGAGCCGCAGGCCATAG